TGTGATGTCTCCACGCTGCTCAGGCAAAGTAAGGAGCAGGTGCGCACAGTGGGCCGTTGTGCAGACCCTGTCAGTCGGAGACCATTAGCTGCAGCCCTCTGAACCTCTCCTACTGACAACACACTCGCTGCGGCCCCACGTGAGTCACACAAGTACTTTAATAAGCCACACCCCGCGCCTGCTGCCCCTCTTACTGCTATAATCACCGATAGCGCCAGGCACTGCGACACAGGACACGTTATTTGGGGATACTCCTCCTGGGACatttattgtgtaaaaaaaaagttCTGAGGAAACTGTACAAAAGAGTGTCAGCATCCGACATACGTGTCTACCGGGGCCGCCGCTAAGACGCCCACTCCCCTAGCTTGTGGAACATGTCAAATACTGAATGTGGTGGCCTTGTCCGTGGCTCCAGGGTAAATGCTGGCAGTCCATCTACGCCGAGGTACGGGGTCTCTGTGAACCTTTGGCAGGGGTCTGAGAAGGCGAAGAGGTCGGGACCCTCTATTGGAGATACCTGCGGAGGAGGAGAACACAATGGTCACGTCATATGCAACCGTCGTACTTATGTCTCTGGAGACGCCCACACCAGCACTATGATAATATACATGGCTACACGTTTATATAGTGACCTCTCAGCTCACAGATGCCGGGCCACAATATATGAGGCGGGAGGAGGAACATGGCGAGCTTACCTCATGATGCTCCGTTCTCCTGTGTTGCGCCGTCAGCCTCTGGAGATGTTCCGCAGGCGGCTCCACGCTGACCAGGCCCTGATACAGATTCTGCACCCTGGATACGTTGAGAGCTGCAGAAGAGAGCTGTATTAGAGAAACACTAAGCTTCCTCCTGCGTGCCCCGGGGCGAGTCACCCCCCACCTCTTACCTCTGGCCGCCTCGCTCTGCACACTGCGTCTCGCTGCGAATGATCGGCCCAGCTCGTTCTGCACCGCGCTCTCCGCATCGAACTCCTGACGAGCTTCTCTCTGCACCTTGAATCTCAGTGCTGAGCTGCTGTGCATTCTGGGGGCTGCGAGGGCTCCGGGAAGCGCTGCCTCCGGTCTGCCCTGATCACCGACATCAAAGCGCACCTGAGGGCAGACGCCACATCCCACTTATGCTGTAGTATATTGCGGGGGGATCACACCTCTATAATTACACATGCTAGGGGTAATGTACATGCAGAGATATACAGAACCCGTGTGAGGACCTGGGGGTGGAGCAGACGTGACTGACAGACAGCCCAGCCAATACCATGTAATACACTGATGCCTCACCTGTCTCTGACTCCTCCTGCTGCGCTCTGACGTCTGCCTGCGCAGGATGCCCCCACCCTTGTCAGGTGTCAGGGAGATGTCCAGTAGCGGATGAGCCTCTGCCTGATCAGGAGTCACGGTGGACGGCTGGGGGGCGGAGTTTGCCGGGAGAGCG
This genomic window from Pseudophryne corroboree isolate aPseCor3 chromosome 6 unlocalized genomic scaffold, aPseCor3.hap2 SUPER_6_unloc_4, whole genome shotgun sequence contains:
- the PPP1R35 gene encoding protein phosphatase 1 regulatory subunit 35; the encoded protein is MRGDWSVHPHVISDETRQRREYKDGRGSALYVETEAHGREYKDGDMPLPWIRPLSDPGAVTATAPGSSQEEDGMSLGCEEESALPANSAPQPSTVTPDQAEAHPLLDISLTPDKGGGILRRQTSERSRRSQRQVRFDVGDQGRPEAALPGALAAPRMHSSSALRFKVQREARQEFDAESAVQNELGRSFAARRSVQSEAARALNVSRVQNLYQGLVSVEPPAEHLQRLTAQHRRTEHHEVSPIEGPDLFAFSDPCQRFTETPYLGVDGLPAFTLEPRTRPPHSVFDMFHKLGEWAS